The Rhea pennata isolate bPtePen1 chromosome 9, bPtePen1.pri, whole genome shotgun sequence genome has a segment encoding these proteins:
- the LRRC3 gene encoding leucine-rich repeat-containing protein 3, whose product MTLTIIPAFFYLLLCGSWGSSCPPSCQCTEQAGAKAVLCSSRHLEEIPKDIPKDAVFLKLDANSITRIPSNAFRHLSHLEELDLSRNAIEKIDRAAFKGVAAGLRTLDLSSNRIRSIPKEALLMLNAKLRLANNPWHCECTLQEVLWEARLDPDSVQDITCHTAPREEYVGKPLLQVLDAGVNFCSVRQRTTDVAMFITMFGWFAMVITYVVCYVRHNQEDTRKHVEYLKSLPSTQDPAETISTVL is encoded by the coding sequence ATGACACTCACAATCATACCGGCTTTCTTTTACCTCCTCCTGTGTGGCTCTtggggcagctcctgcccccCAAGCTGCCAGTgcacagagcaggcaggggcgaAGGCAGTCCTCTGCAGCTCCCGGCACTTGGAGGAGATCCCCAAGGACATCCCCAAAGACGCTGTGTTCCTCAAGCTGGATGCCAACAGCATCACCAGAATCCCAAGCAATGCTTTTAGGCACCTATCCCACCTGGAGGAGCTCGACCTCTCCAGGAATGCCATTGAGAAGATTGACAGGGCAGCTTTCAAAGGGGTGGCTGCTGGGCTGCGTACCCTCGACCTTTCCAGCAATCGCATCCGCAGCATCCCCAAAGAGGCTTTGCTGATGCTCAATGCCAAGCTCCGGCTGGCCAACAACCCCTGGCACTGCGAATGCACCTTGCAGGAGGTCCTGTGGGAGGCACGGCTGGACCCTGACTCAGTCCAGGACATCACCTGCCACACAGCCCCACGGGAAGAGTATGTGGGGAAGCCATTGCTCCAGGTTTTGGATGCTGGTGTCAACTTCTGTAGCGTGCGCCAGAGGACCACGGATGTGGCCATGTTCATCACCATGTTTGGCTGGTTTGCCATGGTCATCACCTATGTGGTCTGCTATGTCCGGCACAATCAAGAGGACACCCGCAAGCATGTGGAGTATCTGAAATCATTGCCAAGCACCCAGGACCCTGCAGAGACCATCAGCACTGTCCTGTAA
- the TRPM2 gene encoding transient receptor potential cation channel subfamily M member 2 isoform X2, whose translation MEPIAENPMGRTGLRGRGSLHCFGPNHALHPVVTRWRRNSDGSIIRKSLKKMLEVLVAQYPLSDVWALPGGSLEPGEMLPLKLKWILRREFWPQFQNLLKHGTEIHKGYLDDPRNTDNAWVETVAISVHFDDQNDVEMKRMNSFLQGCDPELCIRWQVLDKRMPLHANHKELLRKVSVLLGSYY comes from the exons ATGGAACCCATTGCTGA GAATCCGATGGGCAGGACGGGGCTACGAGGGCGCGGGAGCCTGCACTGCTTTGGACCCAACCATGCCCTGCACCCAGTTGTGACCCG GTGGAGGAGGAATTCAGATGGATCCATTATCAGGAAGAGCTTGAAGAAGATGTTGGAAGTCCTAGTTGCCCAATACCCCCTGTCGGATGTCTGGGCTCTGCCTGGG GGGTCACTGGAGccaggtgagatgctgccactGAAGCTCAAGTGGATCCTGCGTCGGGAGTTCTGGCCTCAATTCCAGAACTTGCTGAAACATGGCACAGAG ATACATAAGGGGTACCTCGATGACCCCCGCAACACAGACAATGCCTGGGTTGAGACTGTTGCCATCAGCGTGCATTTTGATGACCAGAATGATGTGGAGATGAAGCGGATGAATTCG TTCCTGCAAGGCTGTGACCCAGAGCTGTGCATCCGCTGGCAGGTGCTGGACAAGAGGATGCCCCTGCATGCCAATCACAAGGAGCTCCTGCGCAAGGTCTCAGTCCTCCTAGGCTCCTACTACTGA